One genomic region from Nymphaea colorata isolate Beijing-Zhang1983 chromosome 12, ASM883128v2, whole genome shotgun sequence encodes:
- the LOC126410610 gene encoding uncharacterized protein LOC126410610 codes for MPLFSSSTASRMQPSTSEDLLIIDLFTSSAKMPLFSSSTASRMQPSTSEDPSGDLEIKVDGLSTILEKIYTWESKLYVEVKEEEKIRLGFEKKFKRLKDLNRKGAEPEKLQATQSSIKKELTKINITIRSIDAMSNKVHKLRNNQLQSELTKLIQGC; via the exons ATGCCATTGTTCTCCTCTAGTACTGCTTCAAGAATGCAGCCATCCACCAGTGAAGACCTTTTAATTATTGATTTGTTCACTTCGTCAGCCAAGATGCCATTGTTCTCCTCTAGTACTGCTTCAAGAATGCAGCCATCCACCAGTGAAGACCCAAGTGGGGACTTGGAAATAAAGGTTGATGGGCTTTCGACAATTCTAGAAAAGATATACACATGGGAAAGCAAACTATATGTGGAAGTTAAG gaagaagagaagatcagactgggttttgaaaagaaattcaagCGATTGAAGGACTTGAACAGGAAAGGTGCAGAACCTGAAAAACTTCAAGCTACTCAATCATCAATAAAGAAGGAACTCACAAAGATTAACATTACTATTAGATCCATTGATGCCATGTCAAATAAGGTTCACAAGTTAAGGAATAATCAGTTGCAATCTGAACTTACTAAACTCATTCAAGG TTGCTAA
- the LOC116265572 gene encoding E3 ubiquitin ligase PQT3-like isoform X2, which produces MLLTKSHVYLIGMESKTPPPGYVCHRCKVPGHFIQHCPTNGDPNYDIKKVKPPTGIPKSMLVAIDLGLPLKKKLRACLLPGLGELPAELRCPLCKDVLKDAVFTSKCCYESFCDECISEYIITQSKCVCGETNVLADDLLPNKRLRDGILETKATSSAENGGNVLQIQDMESARCSQPKAPSPTLSATAKEESLQPPVRESSEALKVTVAESEAAAAISAPQQSNEKSKAARSIDQTEATHDSISMKDPISQESALQAEEEVQQKLSMGDQAN; this is translated from the exons atgCTCCTAACCAAAAGTCATGTTTATCTAATTGGAATGGAATCTAAAACACCTCCTCCAGGTTACGTATGCCATAGGTGCAAGGTTCCTG GACATTTCATCCAACATTGCCCTACAAACGGTGATCCTAATTATGACATTAAGAAAGTCAAACCACCAACCGGCATCCCTAAGTCAATGCTAGTAGCCATCGACCTAGGGCTgcctttgaaaaagaaattgaggGCTTGCCTTCTACCAGGACTGGGTGAGCTTCCTGCTGAACTGCGATGCCCATTGTGCAAAGATGTGTTGAAAGATGCTGTCTTCACTAGCAAATGCTGCTATGAGAGCTTCTGTGACGAAT GTATAAGCGAGTACATAATCACACAATCAAAATGTGTTTGTGGAGAAACCAATGTTCTTGCGGATGATCTGCTTCCTAATAAAAGGCTTAGGGACGGTATATTAGAAACAAAAGCAACTAGCAGTGCAGAAAATGGTGGAAACGTGCTGCAGATACAAG ATATGGAATCTGCTCGCTGCTCTCAGCCAAAAGCACCATCTCCCACTCTTTCTGCTACTGCAAAAGAAGAGAGTTTGCAGCCCCCTGTGAGAGAAAGTTCTGAAGCTTTGAAGGTGACTGTGGCTGAGAGTGAGGCAGCTGCAGCCATTAGCGCTCCTCAGCAGTCTAACGAAAAAAGCAAAGCAGCAAGAAGTATTGATCAGACTGAGGCTACACATGACTCCATTAGCATGAAGGATCCAATTTCTCAGGAAAGTGCTCTGCAAGCAGAGGAGGAAGTCCAACAAAAGCTCTCTATGGGAGATCAAG caaactaa
- the LOC116265572 gene encoding E3 ubiquitin ligase PQT3-like isoform X1, translated as MLLTKSHVYLIGMESKTPPPGYVCHRCKVPGHFIQHCPTNGDPNYDIKKVKPPTGIPKSMLVAIDLGLPLKKKLRACLLPGLGELPAELRCPLCKDVLKDAVFTSKCCYESFCDECISEYIITQSKCVCGETNVLADDLLPNKRLRDGILETKATSSAENGGNVLQIQDMESARCSQPKAPSPTLSATAKEESLQPPVRESSEALKVTVAESEAAAAISAPQQSNEKSKAARSIDQTEATHDSISMKDPISQESALQAEEEVQQKLSMGDQDFQSIKRPPSPTCVSGTVPAVNSFHPATSAPCAGCREGLHSSSGSLLQKGLFKKALELFVFCEAFVPLIVFFTNGKL; from the exons atgCTCCTAACCAAAAGTCATGTTTATCTAATTGGAATGGAATCTAAAACACCTCCTCCAGGTTACGTATGCCATAGGTGCAAGGTTCCTG GACATTTCATCCAACATTGCCCTACAAACGGTGATCCTAATTATGACATTAAGAAAGTCAAACCACCAACCGGCATCCCTAAGTCAATGCTAGTAGCCATCGACCTAGGGCTgcctttgaaaaagaaattgaggGCTTGCCTTCTACCAGGACTGGGTGAGCTTCCTGCTGAACTGCGATGCCCATTGTGCAAAGATGTGTTGAAAGATGCTGTCTTCACTAGCAAATGCTGCTATGAGAGCTTCTGTGACGAAT GTATAAGCGAGTACATAATCACACAATCAAAATGTGTTTGTGGAGAAACCAATGTTCTTGCGGATGATCTGCTTCCTAATAAAAGGCTTAGGGACGGTATATTAGAAACAAAAGCAACTAGCAGTGCAGAAAATGGTGGAAACGTGCTGCAGATACAAG ATATGGAATCTGCTCGCTGCTCTCAGCCAAAAGCACCATCTCCCACTCTTTCTGCTACTGCAAAAGAAGAGAGTTTGCAGCCCCCTGTGAGAGAAAGTTCTGAAGCTTTGAAGGTGACTGTGGCTGAGAGTGAGGCAGCTGCAGCCATTAGCGCTCCTCAGCAGTCTAACGAAAAAAGCAAAGCAGCAAGAAGTATTGATCAGACTGAGGCTACACATGACTCCATTAGCATGAAGGATCCAATTTCTCAGGAAAGTGCTCTGCAAGCAGAGGAGGAAGTCCAACAAAAGCTCTCTATGGGAGATCAAG AtttccaatccatcaaacggcccccTAGTCCTACATGCGTGAGCGGAACGGTGCCGGCGGTAAACAGTTTTCACCCGGCGACATCTGCTCCGTGTGCCGGCTGCCGTGAAGGTCTTCACAGCTCGTCCGGAAGCCTGCTTCAAAAGGGATTGTTTAAGAAGGCGCTGGAGCTCTTCGTGTTCTGCGAAGCTTTTGTTCCTCTCATCGTCTTCTTCACCAACGGAAAGCTCTGA